ACACCTCTTTCCTGGGTCTACAACAAACAGTATGAGACTCCTGTAGTTACGCGCTAAACATTTGTACGGAGGATTTGCAAGTCGCACCATTAatataagtaattaaataaataaattaaatagtacataaagacattaaaattGATTTGTGACCTGTTGTTCAATTTATTGTAAGTGCATTACAGTCACCCGGTTATTAAAATAacgtatggaaggagtctccagtgttagtgctTAGTAACATGACAGAgatgagagagagcgagagagaggtgTTTATTCTGCTGAAGATTTActagaaaaagtatttttatctTACTTAGGGAAGATGAAGGTTTCCAaacgttttacattttttcccaccttctgcattatgattggttacaataATTCAATCTCACCTATGGTACTGTAGGATACAGTAGGTGCTTTAATACATGTGACACGAGAGCTAATCAGTGTCCCTTCCTCAGCCAGACACCCAGTGAGAGTAAgtccaaataaaatatttaaatgaaagagATTAAAAGAAAGAGATGTTGTTCTCACAGGATTTACTTTTTGGATCAGGAACAGTAACAACATTTACCTCCTGGAGATTCGTCACATGACTCACTATTACCCCCAAATGTGTAGAAAGAATATATTCAATCCaacaagagagaaacagatagatagatagatagatagatagatagatagatagatagatagattgattgattgattgattgattgattgattgattgattgatccaAAATATTGGATACTGGAATATTAGTGTCCATGTAAACGCACCTACTGACCTGTAGTGGTTGTTGGTGGCAGATGCGCTGTTTccagtatttcagaaacttctTGAACTTTTCGAAAGCTTCTTGTCCTTGACTGACATAGTTCAATTAAAAGACAAATGAGCAAAcagataaaaaactaaatcagtAAGCATACGGACACAGAGACAGATACTCGATTCAAGGAGAAGCCAGacagataattaaataaacatttagatAAACAAATGgtcaaaacatttaattatgttGACAGATAGAGACGCAGACAGACAAGCAGTTAAAtcaaaagacagagacagacagaaggtaAAAGTTAGTCACCTAGACATTTATAGAGAATtacttaaataaacacagacacagaaagTCAGAAGGACAAATTATTAAGtcaaaaggattttaaaaatcaGACATAACAACACAACAAGGTCTCCTTCTGTAGGTAGtgaaatcataataataataataaaatcaagcTCACAattgtcttacagctctcatacatctCCTGAAAGTAAGAGGATGAATTCTGAAGTGTACAGGGATATATACAATATGCAAAACTGTTAGaacacatttgcaaaacccatcaagcatcatgatgaaactgactctcataAACCCCATAAACCCCAAACTTTTGCCTGCTTCTGTAAATCAAACACAACAGCATTTCAGGCATAAACAAAATTATTCAAGTGGACACATTAATGTATATTCATAGGAGCTATAAGTGTTATCatataatgaattaaaaagtTCAATGCAACAACCAAGATTACCAAGaaaacaaagtgttgtttagaataaaataatattaacaggggttcgttcttcgtacgtcgctaactcagttagctggatttgattgttgtggatttgtcctgatcttggattgtttcgttcttcgatgcgcttctagcatttgttgtcatagcaacatatccgtaagcttgaacctgctcgggagcaggtttatttcatgtaaacaggatttagcctgcgctcctggcggattatgattggttgaaatggcgaggtcacatctgattggttaaagagcacgactgactcacgtggaaaaagaaaagtatattccccctgccatggactcccccccacccacacacacacacacacataatcgctatcaaatattatatatgaacataaattcataggtttagtattatcaaataggatattacttttataataaaccccaggcatgagacagccgtcaagaccattattacaaattcttgtacaatgtttattttgtaacatttatttttcaggggtttgtcataaaaatatgctaataaatatttatatatattaaaatttaatattttataatgataaattgaacgaaactaattttattataaaataaacaatataaaagtatacataatatttctattttttcatatacgacatatttattttcatattgcttattttattttattgtcttatgtaatttgtaatttgtaaaccattaacctatgaatttatgttctaatataatatttgatagcgattatgtagggggggcaatccatggcaagggggcatttcagcgcataacacgtgttacaaaaaaaattgagccgctctttttccatttcgtcaaccaatcggagggcttgtgatcagtgtttctactgtcgatgcatattgccttttaaaccaacgcacaagcgcgcaataatcctagacaactcaatccagatatactaatcatcaacaacaggtaagctcaaagaaccaacttagccggatcgtaattagcacgatgatctcatcttagatgtgtcaattcatcttggatgtgtcaagcgacgtacgaagaacggacctcaggtgttttttcttattaaaagtgATTCGGTGACTGTTTTTGGATGtcggttttggcaggcagctgctctcccatctttacagtactgtgtactGAAGTCAGTCTTTTAGAAGTATGCAGTACCGTACCTACTTTTATCCATGATGTTAGCTAAAATCAttcaaaaatattataaagcagtctatttttactttggttattgagaaaaaataaaaaggtattTAATGTAATTCATAAAAGTGTTAATGATctgtattaaaattaaacatcagATACATAAAACAAAACCTTGCAGTGATTTCTTACAGAAATGACATTTTCAACTAATCAGTTAATTATCAAACTctatacatgttaaatattttcttcAAACTGATCACCTAAAGGGAAAGAAATTCTATAGCATTTTAAAACATGATCTTGTATCTGAAAGcatcaaaataaatgtgccaagACAGCTTTGGAggttaaagtttacaaatagcACAGTAAAAGAAAAGTGTCTAAAGCAAGTTTACACATTACTGAATAATAGGCTACAAATGAATTGCTGTTGGtggtaaaattataattacagcccaaacaaaatatttcttccCTAAATATATTTGGGATAGGTTTTTAGACTCAGGTGATCAGACTTTGCAGACAGTCCTCAATCCAACAACAAGCCAGCAGTAATGTGTCAGAAGCCATTTGCATATCCCAGCAAGCCCTTTGCATTTGGCTTCATTACAATGCCAACTGGATACACAGTCTTGACCATGCCTTCCTGCCCCACCTATTTATGAGGGGGATCCAGGCACATGCTGCTCCTTCCTTTCCTAATGTTCTCTAATTGTACTACATTTATAACTACAGGCCTCCACTTTCTCCTCAGAATGCTAAAAGTCACGTATGTCACATATGTCATAATGCTTCAACTTTGAGGACTTTTCCAGGTAAATGAGGAGGGTATTTGATCGTTTTTGTCATGGCAAAGAGGTGGGGAACAAACTGTTAAAGCTTCATCAAGGTTCTTGCTCGGCCTATGACTACATTTGCAtttcagcatttggcagacactcttatacAGAGCaactaaggttttttttattattattatacatctgcTCAGTTgtgggttaagggctttgctcaaaaGGGGCAACTTTGTGGTGCTGgcatttaaacctgggacctacTGAACCATAgctcaatgccttaaccactgagctactcctgactACAGCATAGAGTTACGGACACTGGCGCTTTTGAGTGAATAAAACAGCTGAGCCTTGAGCGATATGTTTTTTGAAGGACTGTGGTGAGCAATCAAAGACAAACTAGTCTCTCTGGAACTGCCCACATCATTCCATGAACTCATGGACCTTGCAGGTTGGGTGGACTTGGGTCTTTGTCTCTGGAAACCAACCAGAAAGTTACCACCCAGTAGAACTCACATGTCTCATGCCACAACAAAGTGGGGTTCCTGTTAGAGGAACAAGCAAAAGAATTCCTTAGGGTTCTTGACTACTGACTAATTTTTGCGACTAAAGAATACACCATCGACGAGTCCAGGTTTAATTTAGCTTGGCAACAAAAGGTCCTAATTGAACTGTTTCTTCTAATTACTGTAGTTCTCTTTATACTGAAAAATTAACTTTGCCTGGAAGCCCCACATCTGGTTTGTCTTCTATCTATGacggtttttatttttaaacaatgtgtggagaaaaaaatcaatacagtAGCAGTGCATATGTAGCCCTTTGTTATACATCATCATAAAACGTGTGGGTTGAGTTTTATTTGCTGTTGTGCAATTTCACCtcatcttgttttgttttgtttttttcttttaataaaacaacaatgTCTTTAAATGATTGTCAAAGGTTTATTTAGAAAGGGCATTTTGAGAAATAGCACTCACTCATTTAATTACtcaatatacacacatttaaaaacagtttatacTCTAAATCATTAAATAGTTTACTGTAATACCGGCAGGTCTGCTGATGGATCAGTGTGACATAAATATAAAGGACAAAGAGTCTAGCACTGCAAGAGGTCTTTGTTTCCCAGCGTACGCATCAGCACTGACTCGTTAAACTCGAAAACGCGCGGTCCACTGAAGAGGTAGGTGAAACCTGCAGAAAAATGTGGTGTCAATCAAATCAGCATTTCCGAATAACAAGGTTCAGATTGGCCAAGGTTATTTAGAAGtcttatttcatttattcatcaaatACTAACCCTGGTTCTGAAAAGCAGCAGTAACTTGTCCTGTCATTCTCCGGAATCTGTCCTCCACCTTCTTAGGGTAACCCTCGTCCATCTTCTTGGAGTATGAGTCATagctttaaaaaagattttagtcATTACCttcaaaaagaataaacatCCCATcttctttctatttattttttcatcagAACACCAAGATGTACCTGTAGTATAATCTATCAGTAAAGAACAATGTCTTTGCAGTGTACTCATCATAAAGAGCAGCTGTGATTTTCTTCACTTTAGATGGCAAGCCGAAGCTACTGAGACTTCCGCGTTTCACAACATCATAAGCATTGAGAGCCCAGACCTTCTGGCCTAAAGATTATAAACATACAGAAGTGCACATCAAATCTGATGTAGACTATGCAGTTTTTATATCCTTATGGTTAATGGtaaaaattagattttaaagattttttttcttttttttacctttaaagaTGTACACCAAATCACTGGATGGATCCTCAAAAGCAGCATCAATGTTATCTGGAAGTTCAGTCCAGAAGGCCTTAATTAGAAATTGTTCTATTTCAGGGCTCTGGGGGTATTGACGCCagaaaaagctgaaaaaaaagaagattcaGATAGTGTTATTGTTAGAGCGATAGAagattttagattttcttttcgACTTACAGTATGCATACCTATCCTTAAAAAAGTACACCTCTCCACGCAGGGTTGTAACAGCATCCAGGACCAGATTGGGGTCACAGGCGTTAGGAGTGGGTGGAGGTGTACGAACATGAGGCTTTTCAGGGTTAGAACCTGTTGAATTCATGTAATTATATCAATTTGATATTTGACAACTAGTTACAAAATCACTAATTGCATAAGCTTACCATAGAGAACCTGAATCCTTTTGACATCATCTTGAGGAAGAATGAAGCTGTCAACATCTCTGTAGGTGTATCTTGGATTCATGAGAGCTCCTGGATCACGGGAATGGTCAAGACCCAGGGCATGTCCAAATTCATGGGCAGCCACCAAGAACAAGATGTATCCTGTGGAACCCCAATAAAGATTTTTATGTGTGTATCTTGACCACTGAATTGTGTATTTTCATGTATAATTATTTGTGACCATATTTACCATTAGGGGATTTGAAAGTGAAGgtctcatcatcatcaaaatggGTATCTCCACCAATACCAGGATAGGGACCAAAGGCATGAGCCAAGACCCCATCACGCCCATCAAATGTAGAGCCATCTCCATGAtctggaaaaacaaacattcatacacacaatgTTGATGAAAactctatatataaaaaaaaaactaatcatatCTAGACCAGGCTTTGAGTTGAGCTTCCCACGGCCCATGGCAAAACCTGAAAAGTTCTTCTCCAAATTCTGACCATTAATTGCCAGACAAAAAGACTTCAAGAAATACCATTGGATAAAGCGTGAGTCTCACCACCAACAGTAAACGTAATCGCGATGTCAGCAACACCGCTGTAAATGCGGGTGAACCTCAAAGGGGTGACTTGAGCCCAAACATTCAGTGCTGTCTTGATAGAGGCGTCTACTTCAGCCTGGGACATGTCAGAAGTGTAATGATCAatcctgcagaaaaaaaaaaacttactaaaTCAATTCACATAACTCTTTGATACATAAAGCTACTATATAATGGGCTAAGACCACTATGCCCCTTGTACCTGtaagttaatttgtttgtggGCCATTTGGTACTTGAGGACCCATCAGCATATGAAGCTACATCTGGAACCCCACAACGAGCCTCCCTCATCATCTCCAGTGTTTCAGGATCCATATTTCCTGTCACCTTTAACCCAAAAAAACTCTGCATCTCACTCAGCTTCATGCTCATCTCACTGGTTGTGTGTCCATCTTGCATATTGTAtagtttttttaagtaattctggtaaaatggggaaaaatACAGTtagaaactgaaaacaaaaaaaatataacaaaagcaAAAGTTTCAATGCAATGCCAGTCTTACCTTTGCAAATTCCTCATCATTCATATTAGTAGGCAATGGTATTGAGCGGGAGTGAGCCCTAAAAACCAGGGCAACAAGGGTGAACAACAGGTAGTAAGTCTGCATTTTTCTAATCTTTTCAAGACACAGCTATAGTTTATGCTTTGCTGCTGGCATTTATATGAAAAATGTGGATGTTGAGCAATATACATCATTAGATAATGAAAGATTACAAACCAAGGAGTTCTTAAGTATAGTCTGAAGCAATTGAGCAGAAGATTTGCAAACCACAAATTTACACCATCAAATAAAAGCAAAAGCTCATTATGGTATAAGAATATGGGTACACAAGTCCCCCTGATGCAGCaatctatttaaaaattattatttttatttagattcatCTTTAGTTAGGACCAGTGTAGatattttcttttgaaaatttaatgtttttgtgtgggtgtgtttcgGGAGGGat
The sequence above is drawn from the Clarias gariepinus isolate MV-2021 ecotype Netherlands chromosome 17, CGAR_prim_01v2, whole genome shotgun sequence genome and encodes:
- the LOC128545681 gene encoding collagenase 3-like; protein product: MQTYYLLFTLVALVFRAHSRSIPLPTNMNDEEFAKNYLKKLYNMQDGHTTSEMSMKLSEMQSFFGLKVTGNMDPETLEMMREARCGVPDVASYADGSSSTKWPTNKLTYRIDHYTSDMSQAEVDASIKTALNVWAQVTPLRFTRIYSGVADIAITFTVGDHGDGSTFDGRDGVLAHAFGPYPGIGGDTHFDDDETFTFKSPNGYILFLVAAHEFGHALGLDHSRDPGALMNPRYTYRDVDSFILPQDDVKRIQVLYGSNPEKPHVRTPPPTPNACDPNLVLDAVTTLRGEVYFFKDSFFWRQYPQSPEIEQFLIKAFWTELPDNIDAAFEDPSSDLVYIFKGQKVWALNAYDVVKRGSLSSFGLPSKVKKITAALYDEYTAKTLFFTDRLYYSYDSYSKKMDEGYPKKVEDRFRRMTGQVTAAFQNQGFTYLFSGPRVFEFNESVLMRTLGNKDLLQC